A stretch of Arachis hypogaea cultivar Tifrunner chromosome 15, arahy.Tifrunner.gnm2.J5K5, whole genome shotgun sequence DNA encodes these proteins:
- the LOC112750615 gene encoding acyl-protein thioesterase 1-like, translated as MGAATALYSATCFTVGKYGNGSPYPANLCAAVGLSGWLPCAKTLSNKLQGVDEATRRAQTFPVLLCHGQGDDVVPYKFGEKSSKCLSSTGFQDVTFKDYNGLGHYTIPEEMDEVCSWLTTKLGLEGNAA; from the exons ATGGGAGCAGCTACTGCCCTCTACTCTGCAACCTGCTTTACTGTTGGAAAATACGGAAATGGCAGTCCTTACCCAGCCAACTTATGTGCAGCTGTTGGTTTAAGTGGATGGCTTCCATGTGCAAA GACCTTGAGTAACAAGTTACAAGGGGTAGATGAAGCCACAAGACGCGCTCAAACTTTTCCCGTTTTGTTATGTCACGGACAAG GCGATGATGTGGTTCCCTATAAATTTGGTGAAAAATCTTCGAAGTGCTTAAGTTCAACTGGGTTTCAGGATGTAACTTTTAAAGATTATAATGG GCTTGGACACTACACAATTCCGGAAGAGATGGATGAGGTGTGTTCTTGGCTAACGACGAAATTGGGCCTTGAGGGGAATGCTGCCTAA